The genomic region GAAAGGCACCGACCTGTCACGCTACTCGCAGACAGACTTGAACAAGATCGCGTTACGATTGAATCAACGGCCGCGGAAGACCTTGGGATTTCAGACGCCAGCGGCTATATTGGACGCAGGTGTTGCGCTCACCGGTTGAACCCACCCTGGGCGGTTTCAAGTTCCAAGTGCAACGGGTGAATGATGGCGCAATTGCGCATAGACTTCCAGGGGCGTGGCAAAGTCGAGACATTTCCTCGGGCGCGTGTTCAACCGATGGGCGATGGCGTTCAACTCGCGCTGGGTGTAGCCCGACAGGTCCGTGCCCTTGGGCAGGTACTGGCGCAGCAGCCCATTCGTGTTTTCATTCGTGCCGCGTTGCCACGGGCTGTACGGATCGGCAAAGAACACTTGGATCGCGAGCCGCTGGGCCAATTGCTCATGCTCGGCCATCTCTTTCCCCCGATCGTAGGTCAGGGTTTTCCGCAGCGGAGCCGGCACATGCCGGAGTTTTTTCGTGAAGCCCTCACGGGCACTCCGCGCATCCGTCCCCTCCATCCGGGCCAGGATGACCAGGCGTGTCGTCCGCTCCACCAGGGTTCCGACGGCCGAGCCATTCCGAGCCCCCTTGATCAGGTCGCCCTCCCAGTGGCCGGGCACCGTGCGGGTGGCCACGTCGGCCGGGCGCTCGGCAATCGGCGTCATGTTGGGGATTTGGCCCCGCCGATCCGTCCCCCGCGCCCGAGGCCGGCGCGCCTTGCGCGCCTGACGCAACGCCGCCAGCAGTGCGCTCCGCAGGGTGCCGCGGGGCAGCACATACAGCGCCGCATAGATCGTCTCGGCCGAGAGCTGTTTGCGCATGTCGTCAGGATACGCGCGTCGGAGGCGTCCGGCA from Nitrospira sp. harbors:
- a CDS encoding IS30 family transposase → KGTDLSRYSQTDLNKIALRLNQRPRKTLGFQTPAAILDAGVALTG
- a CDS encoding IS30 family transposase → MRTRSYRHMSAEERETLSLGLARGHSLRMMATVLGRAPSTVSRESARNTTRGRPYRACTAQVQAAARAGQPRRPRKLLDPWLWQYVRTHLTQGCSPEQIAGRLRRAYPDDMRKQLSAETIYAALYVLPRGTLRSALLAALRQARKARRPRARGTDRRGQIPNMTPIAERPADVATRTVPGHWEGDLIKGARNGSAVGTLVERTTRLVILARMEGTDARSAREGFTKKLRHVPAPLRKTLTYDRGKEMAEHEQLAQRLAIQVFFADPYSPWQRGTNENTNGLLRQYLPKGTDLSGYTQRELNAIAHRLNTRPRKCLDFATPLEVYAQLRHHSPVALGT